The sequence TGTAGTTCCATTTGTTAACATAGAGTTGATTGTGACAAATCCATCGGAAATTAATTTAAGTgcttggaaaaaagaaacaaaaaaccactTACAATATTAAGTTCAAGTTTGGGCTTGACCCGaaatctctctctccattGTCTCTGGAGGTCTTAATGGCGCTTATTCCGGTGCGATATTTGCTGTGAAGTCCTTTTTATCCTGCCTCATCAAATCTCCACTTTAACagttcaaattctttgacctttcttttattttaaatatatatccGGTAACGATTTATCTTTTGTTCGGTGGAATCTTGGATGGAAGGTGTCGCTTTCGTAGCTACATTTCCAACAAGAAAGGCGTTGTGATGAAGTGAGATGATCTTTATTGGAAATCGGGAGAGTGGACACGACCGATGCAGGCTCGAAACCATGTTCTTTGGAGTGGTACTCCAGTTCTCTACCCACTACACCACTTTCTATTACTTTTCACTATTACTTTTGTATTTGGTTGAACGGCTGTAAATTAATATAAGCAgttaaaatgatgaaaatttaaagtccTTGTCGTCCTCATCTATCCTGTGGACAGATAATTTTGACATCTCACAGACGTCAAGTTACGTCTGTCTGTTAAGCGTCTGATTTCTAGTCACAAATGGATGTACGTGATCGTATGAGAAACGTACATCTATAGTACATCTATAAGAAGATAGCATAAGGCCGTAGTAAATTGAGTATCCATGTGATATCCAATTTAGGTTGTAGCTAGATAAGATTTGATTTagacattaagacatctatatgATAGACGATGGATGTGAGTGTGCTACCAGGGAAGCGAGTAATTGGAGTTAACATGACACAGTAATGCAGTAAACACAAAGTGAGACGGCATTcgaacaaaattaaataactGTGTCCAATCATTTGGGAAATGGACTCACTTAGGTTGGCGGGCGCACGCAGATCGGCGAAGTGGCGGCGGTGACGGCTGCAATTCCGGTTGCAGAATCGGATCCGCCAGGTTCTGCTGGGCGGGCCCCGGGTGGGGTAACGCAGAACCATTCGGAAGACTGGCAAGTGCTGGAAACGTTGGGACGCGAAGGCGGAGAAAACGTCGATTGCGTTGAAATACGCGGCCAGCTGGGGTTTTGATCAAGTAGTCGCGGTGTTTGCCGACttcgaccgaccgaccgacaaTAACACCAGGCGTGTCCCATAGCTTGCTGCCCGGGTGTTGAATGAGAACGTGGTTGCCGACCACAAACGGAGTTAGTGGCCGCGTCTTTTTGTTGTAGCGAGCAATTTGCAGCTCTTTCTATCGCCGGGCccgtttttctaaaatgttGGCCGCTTTCTGCCACTCGGGGGCAAAAGAGCGGCGATGGGCTGGCAGACAATCGCGGACAGGgtgatttaaaattaattgtgcGGGTGAAGCACCTCCGGATCGTGGCGCGTTGTGGAAAAGCAAAATACTTTGTTCAAACTTGGCAGCGTTGAATGCGCCAGACGTCCAGGAGCCATAGATAAGGGATTTCATCGTGTTGATTTCCGACTTGGCGCGCCCATTAGACTGGGCATAATGGGGGGATGACGTGAGGGCTGTTATATCCCAATCAGCCAGGAATGACCACGCGCTGCTCCAAATTGAGGCCCGTTGTCGGACCAAAATGCCAGTGGCGCAcccacatttgaaaaaaactttcgcACATGTTCGACCACTTGACGGGCCGTGGTGTTTTTGTCGCGGAATGTGACATCATAAGACCAGCTGCTGAAAATGTCGACGAGGATAAGAAAATGGTGGCCGTCAATTTGGATCTATTATATCGAACATAATTTGTTCAAAAGGGCGGGTGGGTGGTTGACGTAACTTGAACTTTGTTCCGGTGGGAGGGATGACAGAAGCTTGGTGCACTCTTCACAATTTTTAGTTACGTTGATGATGTCATTATCAATACTAGGCCAGTAGACGGACGTTCGAACCCGTTGACGAGTTTTCGTCACGCCTTGGTGCATCTGCACCAAGTCGCGTAAAATGTCGGCGTGAACCGATTGTGGAATCACAACTCTGGGTCCGACGACAATCATGTCGTCGGACTGGTCGATGGCCAAACGTTCCTTCACGTTCCAGTACGGACGTATATCAAGGTCCAAATTACACTTGTCATTTGGGAATCCGGTGACCATTTGGCTTCCGAGTTTCTTCGTAACGGGGTCGGCTGCTGCCGCCCGCttgattttttccaacacCGGATCGACGAAGACGTCGTCTGGTGTGGACGTACAGCCCGGTGAGGCTCAGTAGAGCGATTTTTTTGGAAACGCGGGCAGGCCCTCGCCCAGTTCGTCAACGGCGGATGCTTGATCGACGGGTGCCCGCGATAGGGCGTCGGCATCCATGTTTTGTTGGTCGGGCACCCATCGAGCGACAAATGAAGAGCGCTGCACTTTGAGGCGTAGACGAAGAAGGCGGGGATTGCCGAGTTTGTCCAGCGCGTAACTGTTTAAGATGGGCCCCAGGGGTTTGTGGTCTTTCACAAGTTCGAAAGTCGACAACCCCTCTAGAAATTGTCTGCACTTGTGCATGGCCCATGCTGAACCAAGACACTCGAGCTCGATCATCGCGTATCTTGTCTCCGCACTGGATAAGAAGTGAGATCCGGCTTGAACCACACGCCACACATTTTTAGCATCGCACTATTTTAGCAAGAAACCGAGTCCGTTGAGCCCCGAAGCGTCCACATGGAGGCTGGCGGCCGTGACGGGTCGTAAAACGCCAAATCACTGACCGTTGACAACAGAACTTTGGCCGCGTCGAATGCAACATCATGCTGCGTCGTCAACTCCCATGCGAATCCAGATTTTAGGAGCGGGGAAGCGAAGCGGGAGCGGGGAAACCAAAGCTGCTGACAGTTGAGCGGAAAAATGGCCAACCTGCTGGcacaatccaaaaaatgatcggATGTCGGTGATGAAAAACGAACGCGGTAACTCGCGGATGGCTCGCATGGGCTCAGGGTCTGGGCGGAAACCGTTTCCGTCGACAAAATAGCCTCCGAATTTTACGGCTGGCTGGGCAAACACAAGTTTGCTGGTATTGATTACCACGTTGTGAGCTGCTGCTCGATCAAATAAGGCTCGCACCGTGCCGATGTGTTCATCGTAAGTAGCAGAGTACACTATAATTTCTTCGATGCGCCTACTGTTAGGCAGATCGTCAAACACTTCAGACACTCGCCGGCAGTAGTCATCACCGGCATGTTTGACTCCGAACGGGAGCCGCAAATACTGGTAGCGGCCGAATGGAGTGGAAAAAGTGGTTAGGTCGATGGAGTCGTCATCCAGCGTGACCTGATGGTTACCTTAGAGCGCGTCGATCACAGTAAAAAATTTCATGTCGGGTGGGATTGTACGGACCGCTTGAAACGGCGTGGCGGTCTCAAAGTTCGGACGGATGATGCACTCATTCAGTTCACGGAAGTCGATCACCAACCGAATGCCTTCGTTCTTTTTCATGGTGACTAAAACAGGGTGTACCCAAGCAGTCGGTTTACTCACTCTGCGGATGATGTTAGCATCCTCCAAAGCGTCCAGTTCGGCTTTAACTTTGGGGAGAAGCGGTACGGACACTGGGCGGAAACCTCTCATGGCCACTGGATGGGCGTCGTACTTCAGATGAAAACGGCAAGGTGGCCCGGACTTTGGCCGGCACTCGCCATCAAAAATCAATGGGCACTCATTCATGAGTTGGTTCAAATCCGCTTTCTTCTGGTTGTCGGAAGATATCGCGTCGGTCACTGCATAGATGCGGGTGTGCAGATAACCTAAAGGGAGCATCCCGAGTTCCTGTTGGCTGTATTTCGACATAACTGGTTGTTTTAGGTCGCGTAAGACGTGACTATTTGTGTTCACAGGGCGGGACATTTTGTCGTTTGACACCCACTCAATGGTCGCACTAAAAACGCCAAGACTGACGATCGGGCTTCCTACAGCCGTGACGGGTTGCAGGTTGCACTCCTTCCCGCAGTGGGACGCTGCCGAATTTCTGCGCGTAATACGACTCCGGGATGGCGTCTAGATCAGCGCCGGTGTCAGGAAGAGCCATTACCATAACGACAGCGTGCTCGCTGGATGCGGTAGAGTTGCCATCTGGTGTGATGCTGAGATGAATCAGGTCACCACTGGATACCACGCCCAATGTCGGGGGCGTGGGATCCAAATAAATGCTTTGCTATTTAGGAGTGTTAGATGGCGGCTTACGATTTCGGCTACGATACATTTTTCCGAAGTGATAGAGAAAACCGCATTTTCCACATTCTTTACCTTGAGCCGGACATGCCGACAGAGGCTTGCAGTGTGCTTTGCTGCCACGGTTCCAGCAGCCGGTAAAAACGTTTCCGGGGGCACCGGGATTAAAAGCCGGTTGCTGAGCTGCTTTAGGCGGTGTGTTGCGTGGTGGGGGCATACTGGCACTAGGAGgttgtttgaaaatgttatACAACGATGTTGCACCTTGGATGGCCGTCGCGTCCCCAtgcttcaaattttttgattgcTTGTTCGAAGCTTCGGCCGTACGCAAGATCGTAGTATGAAAATAGGGGGGACCcatactttccttttctcccctttcttccctcgggccaaTTCTCTGTGGATTCGGTAgcgaaaaaagtaaacaacaggggaaaacatttttttaatacaaGGAATGTGATCTGGAGACACAAATTGCTACGCATACTAACCAAGATACGTAGCAATTAactgacacaaaaaaaataaaaaaataatacacagATTCACAAAATACACTTTATATTGGGAAAACACACTTTCAGCCAATACAGACAATCAAAGCAACCAACAACAATGGCGGAAATCGAAACAATTGACTCGCGAAACAACGAGGTGAATAGCCTCTATAGGTAGGGGTAAAACCAGTGCGGATGTTGTGCTTTGGTACAACTCCGCTAGAACAGAGTGATGGAGGGGTGGTGGCGTCAGGCTGTAGGAATTGTCCATAAGGCTTCGTCCGAGCACTCTCCCTTGTATGCACGAGTGACACCTTGCGACTTCCAGAAATATGTTTGaacacgtttttctttctaagtTCTACTTCTTGCCACaggaaatgaattcaaattttgttttaaaaactcgcattttttaaagaatctaggcattccatctaTTTCGCTTCAAAAATATAGGAAAAATAGGGGAaacatttttggaaaaaaagaatatgaacCATACTGATTTGAACCTACGACTAATAACACGAGAATACACCATAACCGGCATAATCCATTTTGGGTAGCAAAACAGCACTTCAGTAAGGCTATGCGTGGTGGCAGCACTACATATAAGGGCAGAGCTATTCTGtaatgtccaaaaataaaaaaatcgcgTGATCTCGAACTTTGAGAAAATGCTGAAAAACATCGGACGAAGCCTTATGGACAATTCCTACAGCGTTACGCCACCACCCCTCCATCACTCTGGCTCGAATGCGATCATTGGCGCACCAGACGGTGCTTGTTTCTTGGTGTCCCCTTGTAAAAAAGTATGTGCTTGTATTTCGCAAATACAATTTAACTAAAAGTTAGATTAAAATGtggcccggttagctcagttggtagagcgcgggacttttaatcctgaggtcaagggttcaagtcccttatcgggcgagATATTTTAACAAATAGATTTTTGATAACAATGAACAACACAACTCTGGCGTGTAATTATATTGATTTGTGGATGTGATCAGACAATTTTGCCGGTCAAATTATTATATACCTGGCCAGCTGACAAACATATTCCAAATTAATGAAATGTGGAAATGTCATAGAACTTAAGTATATTATTCTACTTAACTATATCAATTTATCAtgattaaaaaatcattagaatatacagtacccaccaaactattaggtacaccccccttttttcagtgcattcttatggcactacgtgtttttaaaaaatgcaataactcttgaaccgcttgggctagatttttttccttttggccctgagtagatctaatgatgatctacattttttatacacatgaagtcgtcgtaggattaacccccacggcgctacggtatcgttcactttattaggtacaccccgttttcccccatatacgccgtgttaaatacggcgttttaaaaaatttacaaaaaatactaaaaataaagctataatctttttctttgtgccaaaagatgcacaattattcactctatacgaatctaaagaattatttacaataaaatcaactcagagaacccttccctatacctcaaagttttccacttcaacatttttacggCAAAATCATAACTGGCGCTGTCGCCACCAGAGGCACTGCAAGCTACGGGCTGTTGCTACCAGACGCCAACTTTCACAGAATGTAATTTAGGGTAGAATCTGATATGTTACCTCACCTCCTCGGCGggaagaaattgaaagaatcaATTACACTAAATGGGAAAATTCTCTTTGTTAATGGAAGAATATCTTGCCTAAACCCCAAGGAAATGACTACAGCTTGCACTGCCTCTGGTGGCAACAGCGCCAGTTATGATTTTGCCGTAAAAATGTTGAGGGGGGTAAACTTtggggtatagggaagggttatTTTAGTTGGTTTAaatgtaaatcattctttggattagtatagagtgaagaattgtgcatctttcggcacaaagaaaaagattttagcttgatttttagtattttttgtaaattttttaaaacgccgtatttaacacggcgtatatgggggaaaacggggtgtacctaataaagtgaacgataccgtagcgccgtgggggttaatcctacgacaacttcatgtgtataaaaaatgtagatcatcattagatctactcagggccaaaaggaaaaaaatctagcccaagcggttcaagagttattgcattttttaaaaacacgtagtgccataagaatgcactgaaaaaaggggggtgtacctaatagtttggtgggtactgtatatacGGTACaggaattaaaatttcaactcaattttcatttaaaagcATAGTATTATTACACATTTGGGTAAATAAACAAGAAAtagattaaaaaataattaaataaatctcATTATATTATAGGTTATTACATATATTATATTCattaatttgattattatGCTATTGAATATGTTCCTCAAGGAGTTTTTCTGTACTCTGTAGGACTGTAGCTAATTATTGGATATTCTCCTAAGTGTTATCTATTTTGTGGTCTACGTAAATCCAAATTAACCATTAGTTTCGGGTTCGAATATCAATGTTTAAATTAGGCTGTACTAATAATATGAATTGTCTATGACTAAATACAATGAGTACAAAGAATTCGTGGgttgatttttaattgttgTAATTACTTTTGGgtataaaagagaaataaacagTAGGCGAAAACTTCCACAAAAAGctccgcccgataagggacttgaacccttgacctcaggattaaaagtcccgcgctctaccaactgagctaaccgggccaCATAATTCTCCAtgcttttttatattataaccTTACGCTAAAAatctgaataaaaagaaatatctaaAAATGCGATTTCTCGTTTTTAATGcagtttatttaaattaaacgaggaagaaagaaaatttgtctGTATGCTTATGACAGTTACTCCAAGAATCGTAGCAAAGTAATAGGCTTATCgtcaaaatttaattgtttttccagATACGAATACGGAGTCggggttttctattttttttcattttggtactCTCAactatgttttgttttgtttttatcgtgttttgattgttttttgtttcgttttgtttggttgttttttgggttctttttttcattttgttaagACGGCTGATCGCATTCAACTTTTGTTACAGAATCGTCGTTAGTCGTCTTCTTTATGATCTTTCTTTGATCGAAAGACATTCCCGGAAATTCCTGTAATTTAAttctattttctaaaaaaaagtttttgaatattgtttgtaaaattattttaaagttaatcAAATGAAACATGCAGTGATCTTTTCGGTGGTTAtttccaaaaatccgaaaattcCTTGAAAATAAGACTTGTTGCCGCACTTTATAGCGCTATAGGCTATATAATAACTGATGTCGAATCAGGGCCAGtaatatcaaatttaaaatggcaGTCTCCGAAGCTAATATGGTGGTTTTACTCGTTTTTACAGTCATATTTGTGTCCTTTGCTCTGGCGATTCAAGTTGCAATGATTCTATGGCGTAAATGTCACCCACGTTCATTTGATATCGCAACCTTCTGCGCCCTCTTCTGTATTCCACCAGTTTTTGCTTACATGACATCGTCGTGGtggttcatcattttttgggctATTTTCTTCTCCATTTCTACGGTGGCCTTTCTCAAAGCTCTTCAACGACCTCTCCTTTCCTCCACACCaggtttaattttcatttggttttATCTGGTACACAACTGCAGTTTTCTACTTTGGATGGTCGGCTCAATGGCATTCCTGATTGGATTTTTCACCGGCGTTTCTTGGTTGGCGAATTTTGGAATATTATGCACCTTATACGCAGTGTATTTCGGTCTTGTTGGTGGTGATTTTGCTATGCTCATTACCGACAATCTGTTTCTTAAACCGGGTGTGAATCACACAGGCCAGATCCTGCCCATCTTCTTTGCCGACCCCTTAAACTGCTCTCTATGTGGTCATTTGG is a genomic window of Daphnia pulicaria isolate SC F1-1A chromosome 2, SC_F0-13Bv2, whole genome shotgun sequence containing:
- the LOC124326930 gene encoding uncharacterized protein LOC124326930 — encoded protein: MIELECLGSAWAMHKCRQFLEGLSTFELVKDHKPLGPILNSYALDKLGNPRLLRLRLKVQRSSFVARWVPDQQNMDADALSRAPVDQASAVDELGEGLPAFPKKSLY